The proteins below come from a single Amphiura filiformis chromosome 15, Afil_fr2py, whole genome shotgun sequence genomic window:
- the LOC140172080 gene encoding uncharacterized protein — MFVDDLTSVPWNEIEKFRNVNGALKLWYEMFERVVDKHIPKKSKRVKATPTPWLNKDIKKNMSKRDYLHRKALRSNTSSDWEVYKQCRNEVTSMIRKAKETYCKQSVSQNAGDSKKMWKALNDILPHKASPSPSSITIDDEVCTSVNDIANGFNKYFTGVAAKLVDSNGTICNDESVYVEDKPIGDSSKPVLDLPSISSEFICREIDLMSEKKATGLDDIGSKILKLAKPAILSSLVYIMNLSLRTGVFPDLWKEAKVVPLHKGGDMSINNFRPIAILPVYEQRPRVRPASAESGYSG; from the exons ATGTTTGTTGATGATCTAACTAGTGTACCATGGAATGAGATTGAAAAATTTCGTAACGTCAATGGTGCTTTAAAGTTATGGTATGAAATGTTTGAAAGAGTTGTTGATAAACATATTCCTAAAAAGTCTAAGCGTGTAAAAGCTACACCAACACCTTGGTTAAACAAAGATATTAAAAAGAATATGTCAAAAAGGGATTATTTACATCGCAAAGCTTTGAGAAGTAATACTAGTTCTGATTGGGAAGTATATAAGCAGTGTAGAAACGAGGTTACATCAATGATTCGTAAAGCAAAAGAAACTTATTGTAAGCAAAGTGTGTCCCAAAATGCTGGTGATTCTAAGAAGATGTGGAAAGCGCTTAACGATATTTTGCCTCACAAAGCTTCTCCTAGTCCCTCATCAATTACTATTGATGACGAGGTGTGTACAAGTGTTAATGATATTGCTAAtggttttaataagtactttacaGGTGTTGCTGCTAAACTTGTTGATAGCAATGGTActatttgcaatgatgaatctGTTTATGTTGAAGATAAACCAATTGGCGATTCCTCTAAACCCGTACTTGATTTACCATCTATTTCAAGTGAATTTATTTGTAGAGAAATTGACCTCATGAGTGAGAAAAAGGCCACTGGTCTTGATGACATTggtagcaaaattttaaaattggccaAACCTGCTATTTTGAGCAGCCTTGTGTACATTATGAATTTGTCTTTGAGAACAGGTGTGTTTCCCGATTTATGGAAAGAAGCTAAAGTAGTTCCTCTTCACAAAGGTGGTGATATGTCAATTAACAACTTCAGGCCAATTGCCATCCTTCCTGTT TATGAACAAA gGCCCCGTGTTAGACCAGCTTCGGCTGAATCGGGCTACTCTGggtaa